The Hymenobacter baengnokdamensis genome includes a region encoding these proteins:
- a CDS encoding DUF6630 family protein: MNQATLTQFIQLFTLADAEACRRIGQRLALALRDPAAYQATFAEELAERGMEAALPAQELRDVALIDALLSEDLLWESDYQDPAADTAEGLNDILERQGRQERLRVAGRGAGGPEALDALQDALEPLSLALVLLTLDSDAYPLSVVADAQAEETRRLAKELGFTLTVY; this comes from the coding sequence ATGAATCAGGCTACCCTAACCCAGTTTATTCAGCTCTTTACCCTGGCCGATGCGGAGGCTTGCCGGCGCATCGGCCAACGGCTGGCGCTGGCCCTGCGCGACCCCGCTGCTTACCAGGCCACCTTTGCGGAGGAGCTGGCTGAGCGCGGCATGGAGGCTGCGCTGCCGGCGCAGGAGCTGCGCGATGTAGCCCTAATCGACGCGCTGCTCAGCGAAGACCTGCTGTGGGAGAGCGACTACCAGGACCCGGCCGCCGATACGGCCGAGGGCCTCAATGATATTCTGGAGCGCCAGGGGCGGCAGGAGCGGCTGCGCGTTGCCGGCCGGGGCGCGGGCGGCCCCGAAGCCCTCGATGCTCTGCAGGATGCCCTGGAGCCCCTTAGCCTGGCGCTGGTACTGCTCACGCTCGACAGCGACGCGTACCCGCTCAGCGTGGTGGCCGATGCGCAAGCCGAAGAAACCCGCCGCCTGGCCAAAGAATTGGGCTTTACGCTGACGGTTTACTAG
- a CDS encoding TrmH family RNA methyltransferase, translated as MYAARPSSPDRITSLHNPRIKDVLRLQEKPAERRRQGLTLVEGYRELTNARQAGWAVATLFVCAELAGDELTRELLAPAQLVPRSYEFLPVSAAVFAKLAVRERSDGVLAVLRTPNHTLASLALPPNPLVLVLEAVEKPGNLGAILRTADAAPAHAVLVGDPRTDLYNPNVIRASLGGIFTVPTVAAPMAEVLAFLKEKGIRTFAAALADGAKAYTDASFTGPTALVLGTEAEGLTPATRAACDETIIIPMRGVLDSLNVSVAAAVLTFEAVRQREGGGPSKPSA; from the coding sequence ATGTATGCCGCTCGCCCTTCTTCGCCCGACCGTATTACCAGCCTGCATAATCCACGCATCAAAGACGTGTTGCGCTTGCAGGAAAAACCGGCCGAGCGCCGGCGGCAGGGGCTTACGCTGGTAGAGGGCTACCGCGAGCTGACCAATGCCCGCCAGGCGGGCTGGGCCGTGGCGACGCTCTTCGTGTGCGCCGAGCTGGCGGGTGACGAACTTACCCGCGAGCTGCTGGCACCGGCTCAGCTCGTGCCGCGCTCCTATGAGTTTTTGCCCGTGAGCGCGGCCGTCTTTGCCAAGCTGGCCGTGCGTGAGCGCTCCGATGGCGTGCTGGCCGTGCTGCGCACGCCTAATCATACTCTGGCCAGTCTTGCCCTGCCCCCAAATCCTCTGGTGCTGGTGCTCGAAGCCGTAGAAAAGCCGGGCAACCTCGGGGCCATTCTACGTACTGCCGATGCGGCGCCGGCCCACGCCGTGCTGGTGGGCGACCCGCGTACCGACCTCTACAACCCCAATGTTATCCGGGCCAGCCTGGGCGGCATCTTCACGGTGCCCACCGTGGCCGCGCCCATGGCCGAAGTGCTGGCTTTTCTCAAGGAAAAAGGCATCCGCACCTTCGCCGCCGCGCTGGCCGATGGGGCGAAGGCATATACCGATGCCAGCTTTACCGGCCCCACGGCCCTGGTGCTCGGCACCGAAGCGGAGGGCCTCACGCCCGCCACCCGCGCCGCCTGCGACGAAACCATCATCATTCCCATGCGCGGCGTGCTCGACTCGCTCAACGTGAGCGTGGCCGCCGCCGTGCTCACCTTCGAGGCGGTGCGCCAGCGCGAGGGGGGAGGGCCTAGTAAACCGTCAGCGTAA
- a CDS encoding sensor histidine kinase, with product MNLRLNAKISLGFAIALSVLMATSITAYVAIQQLSVYTRLVEHSYQVLQQTSDLRLNIRDAQSSVRNYLLLADTAYLSTYRHNATFMQAEVQKLAQLVADDAPQRARADSLRRFVDVQLRELATFRTFSPTTPAAQSLLLREQPPLHTLQGLMRRIRLYEDNLLRKRNHQQSLFQKLAPSAIIASAILAVIIVLGLFHKIVRELQANDDLRLALTRTNLDTAQRIRAMEHLARQVVQGDYKAKLTNAGQQQDRLASLATLLNQMTQALDTAFGALENRNKELDQFAYVASHDLKAPLRGLSTIVKWIEQELAAELSPQLRGYLDQMKGRLSRLDDLINGLLAYARASRAERQLEPVDVAQLVREVAELVVPPSFELVLAPGLPTFVTDRLSLQQVFTNLLSNAVKHYSGPGPGRVEVASQDLGTQYEFRVQDNGPGIAPEHHQKIFLLFQTLRDRHTAESTGIGLSIVKKLLDDQQGSIRVESAVGQGAAFSFTWPKNER from the coding sequence TTGAACCTTCGTCTTAACGCCAAGATTTCGCTCGGCTTTGCCATTGCGCTGTCGGTGCTGATGGCTACCTCTATCACGGCCTACGTGGCTATTCAGCAGCTCAGCGTTTATACCCGGCTGGTCGAGCACTCGTACCAGGTGCTTCAGCAAACCAGCGACCTGCGCCTCAACATCCGGGATGCGCAAAGCAGCGTGCGCAATTACCTGCTGCTCGCCGATACTGCCTACCTGAGCACGTATCGCCACAACGCGACGTTTATGCAGGCGGAGGTGCAAAAGCTCGCACAGCTGGTAGCCGACGATGCCCCCCAGCGGGCCCGCGCCGACTCGCTGCGCCGCTTTGTAGACGTGCAGCTTCGGGAGCTGGCTACGTTTCGCACCTTCTCGCCTACCACGCCGGCGGCACAGTCCCTGCTACTAAGGGAGCAGCCGCCGTTGCACACGCTTCAAGGCCTCATGCGGCGCATCCGCTTGTACGAAGACAACCTGTTGCGCAAGCGCAACCACCAGCAGAGCCTTTTTCAGAAGCTGGCCCCGTCGGCCATCATCGCCTCGGCCATTCTGGCCGTTATTATCGTGCTGGGCCTGTTTCATAAGATTGTGCGCGAGCTGCAAGCCAACGACGACCTGCGCCTGGCGCTCACGCGCACCAACCTCGACACCGCCCAGCGCATCCGGGCCATGGAGCACCTGGCGCGGCAGGTGGTGCAGGGCGACTACAAGGCCAAGCTGACCAATGCCGGCCAGCAGCAGGACCGCCTGGCCTCGCTGGCCACCCTGCTCAACCAGATGACGCAGGCCCTCGACACCGCCTTTGGGGCCCTGGAAAACCGCAATAAGGAGCTCGACCAGTTTGCCTACGTGGCCTCGCACGACCTGAAGGCCCCGCTGCGCGGCCTCAGCACCATCGTGAAATGGATTGAGCAGGAGCTGGCCGCCGAGCTATCGCCGCAGCTACGCGGCTATCTGGACCAGATGAAGGGCCGCCTGAGCCGGCTCGACGACCTCATCAATGGCCTGCTGGCTTATGCCCGCGCCAGCCGCGCCGAGCGCCAGCTGGAGCCCGTAGACGTGGCCCAGCTGGTGCGCGAAGTGGCCGAGCTGGTAGTGCCGCCCAGCTTTGAACTGGTACTGGCCCCCGGCCTGCCTACCTTTGTGACCGACCGCCTGAGCTTACAGCAGGTTTTCACCAACTTACTCAGCAATGCCGTAAAGCACTACAGCGGTCCCGGCCCCGGTCGGGTCGAGGTAGCCAGCCAGGACCTGGGTACTCAGTATGAGTTTCGGGTTCAGGATAATGGCCCCGGTATTGCGCCCGAGCATCATCAAAAGATATTTTTGCTTTTCCAGACCCTGCGCGACCGGCACACGGCCGAAAGTACGGGCATTGGCCTGAGTATCGTTAAAAAGCTGCTCGACGACCAGCAGGGCAGCATCCGGGTTGAGTCGGCCGTGGGGCAAGGCGCGGCGTTCAGCTTTACCTGGCCAAAAAACGAGCGCTGA
- a CDS encoding response regulator, translating to MRSILLIEDDVFDTMTAQKSFAHFSVPHELHMAFNGEEALDMLLGRNNVPALEPLPEVILLDLNMPRMNGIEFLEVLRATPALQHLPVFITTTSALDLDRTEAERLGVSGYITKPLDFATGDDLVDSLSLLEELLK from the coding sequence ATGCGCTCCATCCTACTGATAGAAGATGATGTTTTTGACACGATGACGGCGCAAAAGTCCTTTGCGCACTTCAGCGTGCCCCACGAGCTGCATATGGCTTTCAACGGCGAGGAGGCGCTGGATATGCTGCTGGGCCGCAACAATGTGCCGGCGCTGGAGCCATTGCCGGAGGTAATTCTGCTCGACCTGAATATGCCGCGCATGAACGGCATCGAGTTTCTGGAAGTGCTGCGGGCCACGCCCGCACTTCAGCACCTGCCGGTGTTTATCACCACCACCTCGGCCCTGGACCTCGACCGCACCGAGGCCGAGCGGCTGGGCGTGAGCGGCTACATAACCAAGCCCCTCGACTTCGCTACCGGCGACGACCTGGTCGACAGCCTGAGCCTGCTGGAAGAACTGCTCAAATAA